Proteins from one Halopseudomonas pelagia genomic window:
- the acnA gene encoding aconitate hydratase AcnA, whose product MSDVNSLGTLSTLKVGEQEYAYHSLPKAAEQLGDLSRLPTSLKVLLENLLRHEDGKTVTRDDIQAMADWLKNKKSDREIQYRPARVLMQDFTGVPAVVDLAAMRDAVARAGGDPQQINPLSPVDLVIDHSVMVDHFADASAFNDNVEMEMQRNGERYEFLRWGQKAFNNFRVVPPGTGICHQVNLEYLSQSVWAEEKNGKHWAYPDTLVGTDSHTTMVNGLGVLGWGVGGIEAEAAMLGQPVSMLIPEVVGFKLTGKLREGMTATDLVLTVTQMLRGKGVVGKFVEFYGDGLAELPLADRATIANMAPEYGATCGFFPVDDETMRYLRLTGRPDDVVARVEAYSKAQGMWREAGHEPEFTDSMHLDMNDVEASLAGPRRPQDRVALGDVHKAFDELLGLQIRPVDNEQSRLEGEGGGGTAVGSTSEDALVQIDGEEHVLSHGAVVIAAITSCTNTSNPTVMMAAGLVAKKAVERGLQRKPWVKSSLAPGSKVVTDYLLKAGLTQYLDDLGFNLVGYGCTTCIGNSGPLPESIANAISEHDLVVSSVLSGNRNFEGRVHQHVKANWLASPPLVVAYALAGNTRMNLTEEPLGLDKDNKPVFLRDLWPTNAEIAEAVAMVEDSMFRERYADVFSGDEHWQSIPVAEGKTYAWKEDSTYVKNPPYFEQIDQPIQALKPVNQARVLAVFGDSITTDHISPAGNIKASSPAGEYLQSLGVNPEDFNSYGSRRGNHEVMMRGTFANIRIRNRMLGGEEGGETIHAPSGERMSIYHAAMRYQQDATPLVVFAGKEYGTGSSRDWAAKGTNLLGIKAVIAESFERIHRSNLVGMGVLPLQFVDGQNVGELMLDGHEMVDIEGIDDNLRPGQTLNVTATRPDGEKVSFKVLCRIDTGNEIDYFKAGGILHFVLRELIAEG is encoded by the coding sequence ATGTCTGATGTAAATAGCCTGGGTACGCTCAGCACATTGAAAGTAGGCGAGCAGGAGTATGCCTACCATTCGCTTCCCAAGGCAGCAGAACAGTTAGGTGACCTGAGCCGACTGCCGACCTCATTGAAGGTATTGCTTGAGAATCTGTTGCGTCACGAGGACGGTAAAACGGTCACGCGCGACGATATTCAAGCGATGGCCGACTGGCTGAAGAACAAGAAGTCAGACCGTGAGATCCAGTATCGTCCGGCACGGGTGTTGATGCAGGACTTCACTGGCGTTCCCGCGGTAGTCGATCTGGCCGCCATGCGCGATGCGGTGGCGCGAGCCGGTGGCGATCCGCAGCAGATCAACCCCCTGTCGCCAGTAGATCTGGTGATTGACCACTCGGTGATGGTGGATCACTTTGCTGATGCCAGCGCCTTCAACGACAACGTCGAGATGGAAATGCAGCGCAACGGCGAGCGCTATGAGTTCCTGCGCTGGGGTCAGAAGGCTTTCAATAATTTTCGCGTCGTGCCGCCGGGTACGGGTATTTGCCACCAGGTAAACCTGGAATATCTGTCCCAGAGCGTCTGGGCTGAAGAAAAAAACGGTAAGCACTGGGCCTATCCGGACACGCTGGTGGGGACTGACTCGCATACCACCATGGTCAACGGCCTGGGCGTATTGGGCTGGGGTGTCGGTGGTATCGAAGCCGAGGCAGCCATGCTCGGCCAACCTGTATCCATGCTGATTCCCGAGGTGGTTGGCTTCAAGCTGACCGGTAAGTTGCGCGAAGGCATGACCGCTACCGACCTGGTACTGACCGTGACGCAGATGCTGCGCGGCAAGGGCGTAGTAGGTAAATTTGTCGAATTTTATGGCGATGGACTGGCGGAACTGCCATTGGCAGACCGTGCGACCATTGCCAATATGGCGCCGGAATACGGCGCTACCTGTGGCTTCTTCCCGGTGGATGATGAAACCATGCGCTACCTGCGCCTGACCGGCCGCCCGGATGACGTGGTCGCGCGGGTGGAGGCTTACAGCAAGGCTCAAGGGATGTGGCGCGAAGCCGGGCATGAGCCCGAGTTTACCGACAGCATGCACCTGGATATGAACGACGTGGAAGCCAGCCTTGCCGGCCCGCGTCGCCCACAGGACCGCGTGGCCCTGGGCGATGTGCACAAGGCTTTTGATGAACTGCTGGGCCTGCAGATTCGGCCAGTGGATAACGAACAGTCGCGGCTCGAAGGCGAGGGCGGTGGTGGGACCGCAGTAGGTTCTACCAGCGAGGATGCCCTGGTGCAGATCGACGGCGAAGAGCATGTGCTCAGCCATGGGGCTGTGGTCATTGCGGCGATTACCTCTTGCACCAATACATCCAACCCGACGGTCATGATGGCGGCGGGTCTGGTTGCCAAGAAGGCGGTGGAGCGTGGTTTGCAGCGCAAGCCCTGGGTCAAGTCTTCGCTGGCGCCGGGTTCCAAGGTGGTAACGGATTACCTGCTCAAGGCAGGGCTTACCCAATACCTGGATGACCTGGGCTTCAACCTGGTCGGCTACGGCTGCACCACCTGTATCGGTAACTCCGGCCCGTTGCCAGAAAGCATTGCCAATGCGATTAGCGAACATGATCTGGTGGTGTCTTCGGTGTTGTCGGGCAACCGCAACTTTGAAGGCCGCGTGCATCAGCATGTGAAAGCCAACTGGCTGGCATCGCCGCCATTGGTGGTGGCTTATGCGCTGGCGGGTAATACGCGGATGAACCTGACCGAAGAGCCATTGGGCTTGGATAAGGACAACAAGCCAGTATTCCTGCGAGATCTGTGGCCCACCAACGCAGAGATTGCCGAGGCCGTCGCGATGGTAGAAGACAGCATGTTCCGTGAGCGCTACGCCGATGTGTTCAGCGGCGACGAGCATTGGCAGTCGATTCCGGTGGCGGAGGGCAAGACCTATGCCTGGAAAGAAGACTCTACCTATGTGAAGAATCCGCCGTACTTCGAGCAGATCGACCAGCCTATCCAGGCGCTCAAGCCGGTAAATCAGGCGCGCGTACTGGCGGTATTTGGTGACTCGATCACCACTGACCATATCTCGCCTGCGGGCAATATCAAGGCCAGCTCACCTGCTGGTGAATATCTGCAGAGCCTGGGTGTGAATCCGGAGGACTTCAATTCCTATGGCTCACGCCGGGGCAACCATGAAGTGATGATGCGCGGTACCTTCGCCAACATCCGCATTCGCAACCGTATGCTGGGTGGAGAAGAGGGTGGCGAGACCATTCATGCGCCAAGTGGTGAGCGGATGTCCATCTATCATGCCGCGATGCGCTACCAGCAGGATGCGACGCCATTGGTGGTGTTCGCGGGCAAGGAATACGGTACCGGTTCCAGCCGGGACTGGGCAGCCAAGGGGACCAATCTGCTGGGCATCAAGGCCGTGATTGCCGAAAGCTTCGAGCGTATTCACCGCTCCAACCTGGTAGGCATGGGCGTGCTGCCACTGCAGTTCGTGGACGGGCAGAACGTTGGCGAGCTAATGCTTGATGGGCATGAAATGGTTGATATCGAGGGTATTGATGACAACCTGCGGCCTGGGCAGACGCTGAATGTGACGGCCACGCGGCCTGACGGCGAGAAGGTCAGCTTCAAGGTGCTGTGCCGGATTGATACCGGTAATGAGATCGACTACTTCAAGGCCGGTGGCATTCTGCACTTTGTATTGCGCGAGTTGATTGCCGAGGGGTAA
- a CDS encoding PAS domain-containing methyl-accepting chemotaxis protein, with translation MRNNQPVTQREQTFSAEQRLISTTDLKGKIIYCNDAFVAVSGYDRNELINSPHNMVRHPDTPAAVFAHMWGYLQSGKSWMGIVKNRCKNGDHYWVNAFVTPIWENGKTVGYESVRVKTTPAQVARAEALYARLNKGKKPVGLDWSNIATDVLPVVAIAAGGALAGLFLDGWGIALAAAIALPAGFALKAFYDQGLQGVLKVADNSINDPLLATMYTSQRGVMGQLEMALLSQQARLQTCLTRVLDSAEQLKAQANEASELATRSHDGLNQQRIETDMVATAINEMAAATQEVSGNVQRTAEATREANQLSAHGKAVASKTREAIEVLSASVSSAATVSSQLATDAQEIGKVVDVIKSIADQTNLLALNAAIEAARAGEQGRGFAVVADEVRALASRTADSTEQIHGLIGNLQTAAKRAVDTMRAGHEQADRGVAQVIEADEALDGIRAAIERINDMTGQIASAAEEQSAVAEEINRNVNNISGLADTTATQAQRSAVLSNELASTAAQQAALVERFNKR, from the coding sequence ATGCGCAACAATCAGCCAGTCACACAGCGGGAACAAACGTTCAGTGCGGAGCAACGCCTGATCTCCACTACTGACCTTAAAGGCAAAATCATCTACTGCAATGATGCTTTCGTCGCCGTCAGCGGGTACGACCGCAATGAACTGATTAACAGTCCGCATAATATGGTCCGCCATCCAGATACCCCCGCCGCAGTATTTGCCCACATGTGGGGCTACTTGCAGAGTGGTAAGAGTTGGATGGGCATAGTCAAGAATCGTTGCAAAAACGGTGACCATTATTGGGTAAATGCGTTTGTCACTCCCATTTGGGAGAACGGCAAGACCGTTGGCTATGAATCCGTACGAGTCAAGACAACCCCGGCGCAGGTCGCGCGCGCAGAAGCGCTCTACGCTCGCCTGAACAAAGGTAAAAAGCCCGTAGGGCTGGATTGGTCCAATATCGCGACAGATGTCCTGCCCGTCGTCGCCATCGCCGCCGGCGGCGCCTTGGCCGGGCTATTTCTTGATGGCTGGGGCATAGCCCTGGCTGCCGCCATCGCCCTGCCCGCCGGCTTTGCATTGAAAGCCTTTTATGATCAGGGATTGCAGGGCGTGCTCAAGGTCGCCGACAACAGTATCAACGACCCCCTGCTCGCCACTATGTACACCTCGCAGCGTGGCGTTATGGGTCAACTGGAAATGGCCTTGCTAAGTCAGCAAGCGCGCCTGCAAACCTGCCTGACCCGCGTACTCGACAGCGCCGAACAGCTCAAGGCCCAAGCCAACGAAGCCAGCGAACTGGCCACCCGAAGCCACGACGGCCTCAACCAGCAGCGCATCGAAACCGACATGGTCGCCACCGCGATCAACGAAATGGCCGCCGCCACCCAGGAAGTGTCCGGTAACGTGCAGCGCACTGCCGAGGCCACGCGCGAAGCCAATCAGCTCTCCGCCCATGGCAAGGCAGTTGCCAGTAAAACCCGCGAAGCTATCGAGGTTCTTTCTGCTTCCGTCAGCTCCGCCGCCACCGTGTCCTCACAATTGGCCACCGATGCCCAGGAGATCGGCAAGGTCGTCGATGTAATCAAGAGCATCGCCGACCAGACCAACCTGCTCGCGCTGAACGCCGCCATCGAAGCCGCGCGCGCCGGCGAACAGGGTCGCGGATTTGCCGTGGTAGCCGACGAAGTGCGCGCTCTGGCCAGCCGTACCGCTGACTCCACAGAACAGATTCATGGCCTGATTGGCAATCTGCAGACGGCGGCGAAACGCGCGGTCGACACCATGCGCGCCGGCCACGAACAGGCCGACCGCGGCGTTGCCCAGGTGATAGAAGCTGACGAGGCGCTGGACGGCATTCGCGCTGCAATCGAACGCATCAACGACATGACCGGCCAGATCGCCAGCGCAGCAGAAGAGCAAAGCGCTGTCGCCGAGGAAATCAACCGCAACGTCAACAACATCTCCGGCCTGGCCGACACCACAGCGACTCAAGCCCAGCGCAGTGCGGTGCTGAGCAATGAGTTGGCAAGTACTGCTGCGCAGCAGGCGGCGTTGGTGGAGCGGTTTAACAAGCGCTGA